The Metabacillus litoralis genome contains a region encoding:
- a CDS encoding CBO0543 family protein encodes MHFLILSFVIYLAIKKAKWNEWEQYYPTMLYMSLASFLYEYISHTHYHLWELETGPFISHMNVHFLHNLIINPLIAFIFLSNYPTIPFKKFLYILRWVLIFFIGEWFGRMTEILTYHHGWNLAWSFLFIIIMFPMIRFHYIYPIRALFLSVFFVIFFLEIFHYI; translated from the coding sequence CTAATTTTATCCTTTGTTATATATCTAGCTATTAAAAAAGCTAAGTGGAATGAATGGGAGCAATATTATCCAACAATGCTTTATATGTCATTAGCTAGCTTTTTATATGAATATATATCGCATACTCATTACCATCTTTGGGAGTTAGAAACTGGTCCTTTTATTTCACATATGAATGTTCATTTTTTACATAATTTAATTATTAACCCTCTAATAGCTTTTATCTTTTTATCAAATTATCCTACTATTCCCTTTAAGAAATTTCTTTATATTTTACGTTGGGTACTAATTTTTTTTATTGGAGAATGGTTTGGAAGGATGACAGAAATTCTAACCTATCATCATGGGTGGAACTTAGCATGGTCATTTCTTTTTATCATAATTATGTTTCCAATGATTAGATTTCATTATATTTATCCTATTAGAGCGTTGTTTTTATCGGTCTTTTTTGTGATCTTCTTTTTAGAAATATTTCACT